The Dehalogenimonas sp. 4OHTPN genome window below encodes:
- the nadB gene encoding L-aspartate oxidase, translating to MASYDFIIVGSGIAGLYSALLAHRRGSVLIVTKGSIEECNTRYAQGGIAAAIGPGDSAALHFKDTVSAGAGLSDEAMVHILAEEAPLRIRDLIEMGVPFDTVEGEVALTLEAAHSVPRILHAGGDATGRHIEETLSARVRTAGIRVAEHTLVTEILVEGGRAAGLKTLSALTRKFETCTCRHLILASGGAGQLFSLTTNPVVATGDGVALAYRAGADVMDMEFFQFHPTALKLAGAPPFLISESVRGEGGLLRNVDGRRFMTDYHEKAELAPRDIVSRAIVSEMTRTAAPSVFLDLSHLPAALVLTRFPQIYRQCREYGLDITRDLIPVAPAAHYMIGGVRVDAWGASSLPGLYAAGEVSCTGVHGANRLASNSLLEVLVFCHRIVEHTGRAGRAAGMTPAQRRRLAPAELNKVTSLPDKSRLQDLMWRYGGIVRDGAGLKELAATLAAWQAAAGQPVDRESQELRNLIICGRLLAEAALYREESRGAHYRADFPWTSEKWRRHILIGIG from the coding sequence TTGGCGTCATACGACTTCATCATCGTCGGTTCCGGCATCGCCGGACTGTACAGCGCCCTGTTGGCTCACCGCCGCGGCAGCGTGCTGATCGTCACCAAGGGGAGCATCGAAGAATGCAACACTCGTTATGCCCAGGGGGGCATTGCCGCCGCCATCGGCCCCGGCGATTCAGCCGCTCTCCACTTTAAGGATACGGTCAGCGCCGGCGCCGGGCTGTCCGACGAGGCGATGGTGCATATCCTGGCCGAGGAAGCGCCGCTGCGGATCAGGGATCTTATAGAGATGGGCGTGCCGTTCGACACCGTCGAGGGAGAGGTTGCTTTGACCCTCGAAGCGGCTCACAGCGTGCCTCGAATTCTCCATGCCGGCGGCGACGCCACCGGCCGACACATTGAAGAAACGCTGTCTGCCAGGGTGCGGACCGCCGGGATTCGGGTAGCCGAGCACACCCTGGTCACCGAGATCCTGGTTGAAGGCGGCCGGGCAGCCGGCTTGAAGACGCTGTCGGCGCTCACCAGGAAATTTGAGACCTGCACCTGCCGGCACCTTATCCTGGCTTCGGGCGGCGCCGGCCAGCTATTTTCGTTGACCACCAATCCGGTAGTAGCTACCGGCGATGGTGTCGCCCTGGCCTACCGCGCCGGAGCCGATGTCATGGACATGGAATTTTTCCAGTTCCATCCCACCGCTTTGAAACTGGCCGGGGCGCCGCCTTTTCTTATCTCCGAATCGGTCCGCGGGGAGGGCGGTCTGCTGCGCAACGTCGACGGCCGGCGCTTTATGACCGATTATCATGAGAAGGCTGAACTTGCCCCGCGCGACATCGTCTCCCGCGCGATCGTGTCTGAAATGACCCGGACCGCGGCGCCAAGCGTGTTTCTTGATCTCAGCCACCTTCCGGCGGCGCTGGTGCTGACCCGCTTTCCGCAAATCTACCGCCAGTGCCGCGAATACGGGTTGGATATCACCCGGGACTTGATACCGGTGGCCCCGGCGGCTCATTACATGATTGGCGGCGTCAGGGTGGACGCCTGGGGGGCGTCTTCCCTGCCGGGCTTATACGCCGCCGGCGAAGTGTCCTGCACCGGCGTTCACGGCGCCAATCGCCTCGCCTCCAATTCCCTTCTTGAGGTCCTGGTATTCTGTCACCGCATCGTCGAGCATACGGGCCGCGCCGGCAGGGCGGCTGGCATGACCCCGGCGCAGCGCCGAAGGCTTGCCCCGGCCGAGCTTAATAAGGTAACATCACTACCTGACAAAAGCCGGCTGCAGGACTTGATGTGGCGGTACGGCGGCATTGTCAGGGACGGCGCGGGTCTCAAAGAACTGGCGGCCACCCTGGCAGCATGGCAGGCGGCTGCGGGTCAACCGGTTGACCGGGAATCACAAGAACTGCGCAACCTGATAATCTGCGGCCGGCTGCTGGCTGAGGCGGCACTGTACCGCGAAGAAAGCCGCGGGGCGCACTACCGCGCCGATTTCCCCTGGACATCAGAAAAATGGCGCCGGCACATACTCATCGGCATCGGGTAA
- the yajC gene encoding preprotein translocase subunit YajC — MTNDTVTLIGFMVLMFIMFYFLIIRPQQKRQKSQQQMLSELKRGDKVITIGGIFGVIEAIDEKSVVIKTESGNLLRLVRGGIAMKQQEEETAQP, encoded by the coding sequence ATGACCAACGACACAGTGACCTTAATCGGCTTCATGGTATTGATGTTCATCATGTTTTATTTTTTGATCATCCGGCCGCAGCAGAAGCGTCAGAAATCTCAACAGCAGATGTTGTCCGAACTCAAGCGCGGCGATAAAGTAATAACTATCGGCGGCATCTTCGGGGTGATCGAAGCCATCGACGAGAAGAGCGTAGTTATCAAAACCGAATCCGGAAACCTGCTGCGCCTGGTCCGTGGCGGCATCGCTATGAAGCAGCAGGAAGAGGAAACCGCTCAGCCATAA
- the miaB gene encoding tRNA (N6-isopentenyl adenosine(37)-C2)-methylthiotransferase MiaB: protein MPSYHIFTIGCQMNQAEAERLECLLAQKDFFPVGTAEAADLVLLVSCAVRGSAEDRITNRLALLRRMKQRRPSLRVVLTGCMVEDNLPAMKKKYPMVDHFFSAGSLPDFLDELPADILPASPAVAEYVPIIQGCDNFCSYCIVPYRRGRERSRSLETIVAEVRELVRRGAREVTLLGQNVNAWGHDLEGTPDLADLLAAVDAVSGLCRIRFLTNHPKDMSQRLIEAMSTLSKVCPSLNLPAQAGDDAVLERMRRGYTIGEYKRLAAAIRQAVPVAGLTTDIIVGFPGETAEQFSNTRRLLEELRFDAVHLAAYSPRPGTEAAEKYPDDVCKMEKGRRLAELEVLQESIARQINEACIGQTVEVLVEDLHNTQWRGRERRGKLVFFKGKADLKGQIVNVRITGAGPWSLRGEAAEPAEIRP, encoded by the coding sequence ATGCCTAGCTATCATATCTTCACCATCGGTTGCCAGATGAACCAGGCCGAGGCCGAGAGGTTGGAGTGCCTGCTGGCGCAGAAAGACTTTTTCCCTGTCGGGACAGCTGAAGCGGCTGATCTGGTACTGTTGGTAAGCTGTGCCGTGCGCGGCAGCGCCGAAGACCGGATCACTAACCGCCTGGCGCTGCTGCGGCGGATGAAGCAGCGCCGGCCGTCGCTCAGGGTCGTCTTGACCGGGTGTATGGTCGAAGACAATCTCCCGGCAATGAAAAAAAAGTACCCCATGGTAGACCACTTCTTCAGTGCCGGATCGCTGCCGGATTTCCTCGACGAACTACCAGCGGACATACTGCCGGCGTCTCCAGCGGTGGCCGAGTACGTGCCTATTATTCAGGGCTGCGACAACTTCTGTTCCTATTGTATTGTGCCTTACCGGCGCGGCCGGGAGAGGTCGCGGTCGCTTGAAACCATCGTTGCTGAAGTCAGGGAACTGGTACGCCGCGGCGCCCGCGAGGTGACGCTGCTGGGGCAAAACGTCAATGCCTGGGGCCACGACCTGGAAGGGACTCCGGATCTGGCCGATCTCCTGGCGGCGGTGGATGCAGTCAGCGGGCTGTGCCGTATCCGTTTCCTGACCAATCATCCCAAGGATATGAGCCAGCGGCTCATCGAAGCGATGTCAACCCTTTCAAAAGTATGCCCTTCGTTGAATTTGCCGGCGCAGGCCGGCGATGACGCTGTCCTTGAGCGCATGCGCCGCGGCTATACTATCGGTGAATACAAACGCCTCGCAGCCGCTATCCGGCAGGCGGTGCCGGTAGCTGGCCTGACCACCGACATCATCGTCGGCTTCCCCGGCGAAACTGCGGAACAGTTCAGCAATACCCGCAGGCTGCTGGAAGAACTCAGGTTCGATGCAGTCCATCTGGCGGCATACTCGCCGCGGCCGGGCACCGAAGCGGCTGAAAAATACCCCGACGATGTGTGTAAAATGGAGAAAGGGCGGCGGCTGGCCGAACTCGAAGTCCTCCAGGAGAGCATCGCCCGGCAGATAAACGAAGCCTGCATCGGGCAGACCGTCGAGGTGCTGGTCGAGGACTTGCATAATACACAGTGGCGAGGCCGGGAACGGCGTGGTAAACTGGTGTTCTTCAAGGGCAAAGCGGATCTCAAAGGGCAAATTGTAAATGTGAGGATCACCGGCGCCGGGCCCTGGTCGCTTCGCGGCGAGGCGGCGGAGCCGGCTGAGATCCGGCCTTAA
- the rsfS gene encoding ribosome silencing factor, with translation MTDHAGGTPLETIEIARRIADIASEKQGADIVVTDVRGLSPITDYQVVLSADNTRLARAILDEVSDKLKKESVRPLHTEGLGPDQDWLIVDYGPVMMHVFTPEKRALYDFDRLWPQAKTVLALQ, from the coding sequence TTGACTGACCACGCTGGAGGTACCCCGCTGGAAACCATTGAGATCGCCCGCCGCATCGCCGATATCGCCTCTGAAAAACAGGGGGCCGATATCGTCGTTACCGACGTACGCGGCCTGTCGCCTATCACTGACTACCAGGTAGTGCTCTCCGCCGACAATACCCGCCTGGCGCGAGCAATCCTGGATGAAGTCTCGGACAAGCTCAAAAAAGAAAGCGTCCGCCCGCTGCACACCGAAGGTCTCGGACCGGACCAGGACTGGCTGATCGTTGATTACGGCCCGGTGATGATGCATGTCTTCACTCCGGAGAAGCGAGCCCTATATGATTTCGACCGGCTGTGGCCGCAGGCGAAAACCGTCCTGGCTCTTCAATAA
- a CDS encoding YkgJ family cysteine cluster protein, whose amino-acid sequence MSPENKASEFNLAPVLALIEQKRKRHGEKYQRFIGAVAALLRAKFPEAFGKMPDDRLSEMIAFVDVVGEDSKAMMKRLKEGCAGCGWCCSQTSGIIVSAEDAERISRELKQKKADLFVFREGVWWIKDAHPCRWWNPRNGRCRIYNIRPQTCRNWPTIDNHDGVACLQPVAECAYAVRVTAVKVLDMLDPAKPR is encoded by the coding sequence ATGAGTCCTGAGAATAAGGCAAGCGAATTTAATCTGGCTCCGGTGCTGGCGCTCATCGAGCAGAAGCGCAAGCGCCACGGGGAAAAATACCAGCGGTTTATCGGCGCAGTGGCGGCGCTGCTGCGGGCCAAGTTTCCGGAAGCATTTGGCAAAATGCCCGATGACCGGCTGAGTGAGATGATCGCTTTTGTCGATGTCGTCGGCGAGGATTCCAAGGCGATGATGAAGCGCCTCAAGGAGGGTTGCGCCGGCTGCGGCTGGTGCTGCTCCCAGACCTCGGGCATTATTGTCTCCGCGGAGGACGCCGAGCGTATCAGCCGGGAGTTGAAGCAGAAGAAAGCCGACCTCTTTGTCTTCAGGGAGGGCGTCTGGTGGATCAAAGATGCTCACCCGTGCCGCTGGTGGAATCCACGCAACGGGCGGTGTCGCATCTATAACATCAGACCGCAGACCTGCCGCAATTGGCCGACCATCGACAACCATGACGGCGTGGCTTGTCTGCAGCCGGTAGCCGAATGTGCCTACGCCGTCAGAGTGACGGCGGTCAAGGTGCTGGACATGCTGGATCCGGCGAAACCGCGTTAG
- a CDS encoding diacylglycerol kinase family protein produces MNGKGYLALVSKKAGGFRPGVCRQLDRTFSRAGIPLRFHFIEDAAQLAAEMDWALGSGYRDFIAVGGDGTVSRVASFLYGHPHRLAIIPAGTANTLARLLRVPLTTGRAVRLAALSNRTKAVDGMDVDGRLYLLNVSTGLSAASLDCLDDKEKAALGMASYVVGVARATLKTSPQDYEVTIDGRPSATRAVEIHVTNNGVLATPQYHLHEGSRIDDGKVEVLGLSRLSPTTVAGAVLDVLLRRKKRAIRLIGEGKAIRIASEPRMAVQGDGDIIGPTPVTILVRPQAINFIVPE; encoded by the coding sequence ATGAACGGTAAAGGCTACCTGGCGCTGGTGTCTAAAAAAGCCGGCGGCTTCCGCCCCGGTGTCTGCCGCCAGTTAGACCGCACCTTCAGCAGGGCGGGCATCCCGCTGCGGTTTCATTTTATCGAAGACGCGGCGCAACTGGCGGCGGAGATGGATTGGGCGCTCGGCTCCGGCTACCGCGACTTCATAGCGGTGGGCGGCGACGGCACAGTCAGCCGGGTGGCCTCTTTTTTATACGGCCATCCGCACCGGCTGGCTATCATTCCGGCCGGTACAGCCAACACCCTGGCGCGGTTGCTCAGGGTGCCGCTGACCACCGGCCGGGCGGTCAGGCTGGCCGCCTTATCGAACCGGACTAAAGCGGTTGACGGCATGGATGTCGACGGCAGATTGTATCTACTGAATGTCTCGACAGGGCTGTCTGCGGCTTCGCTGGACTGTCTGGACGATAAAGAAAAAGCGGCGCTGGGCATGGCTTCTTACGTTGTCGGCGTGGCCAGGGCGACGCTGAAGACCTCGCCGCAGGATTACGAGGTCACTATCGACGGGCGGCCTTCGGCTACCCGGGCGGTCGAGATCCACGTTACCAACAACGGCGTGCTGGCGACGCCGCAGTACCACCTCCACGAAGGCTCGCGCATCGACGACGGCAAAGTGGAGGTGCTGGGGTTGTCCCGGCTATCTCCGACCACTGTCGCCGGGGCTGTCCTGGACGTGCTGCTGCGGCGAAAAAAGCGCGCCATCAGGCTTATCGGTGAAGGGAAGGCAATTCGGATTGCCAGCGAGCCGAGGATGGCGGTCCAGGGCGACGGCGATATTATCGGTCCGACTCCGGTCACCATCCTGGTGCGGCCGCAGGCCATTAACTTTATCGTGCCCGAGTGA
- the ndk gene encoding nucleoside-diphosphate kinase, which translates to MERTLVLVKPDAVAKGCSGAILARLEATGAKLVAVKMLQIPRALAEKHYEAHRAKPFFAGVVGFITSGPVVAAVFEGEGAVAKVRKAMGATNPVNAEPGTIRKDFAESIERNAVHGSDSPESAAIEISLYFKPEEIISR; encoded by the coding sequence ATGGAAAGAACCCTGGTTCTGGTCAAACCCGACGCCGTGGCTAAAGGCTGTTCCGGCGCCATCCTGGCGAGGCTGGAGGCTACCGGAGCCAAGTTGGTGGCGGTCAAGATGCTGCAGATACCCAGAGCTTTAGCGGAAAAGCACTACGAGGCGCACCGGGCCAAGCCCTTTTTTGCCGGCGTGGTTGGTTTTATCACCTCCGGGCCGGTGGTGGCCGCGGTCTTTGAGGGCGAAGGCGCGGTGGCCAAAGTGCGCAAGGCAATGGGTGCCACCAACCCGGTCAACGCCGAGCCGGGCACCATCCGCAAGGATTTTGCCGAGAGCATCGAGCGCAACGCCGTTCACGGCTCTGATTCCCCGGAATCGGCGGCGATCGAGATCAGCCTGTATTTCAAACCCGAAGAAATTATCTCTCGCTGA
- the tsaB gene encoding tRNA (adenosine(37)-N6)-threonylcarbamoyltransferase complex dimerization subunit type 1 TsaB, whose product MTTVLAIDCATSRTGLALVKGGEVVAEICWLTRHNQTVEMYPRLDALLKDSGIGFKEIDALAVTKGPGSYNGVRVGMAAAKGFAFALGKPLIGVSTLEAEARRFTGTNRPVTAVLPLGHDYAVAVFEEIGGTWEKSVGEQAMTAGELIAALKPLTILTGDIPERLISALRESGPDVDIVCEAEVSRAAALGRIAIERLERGETDSAASLQALYLRRPQVTLPRTPRDMTGVPGRGVIWDMDGVIIDSADLHYRSWKDAMEKRGILMSRAQFDETFGRRNDDIIEHVTGKRPAGFEVASISGEKEEAYREMVRGGARFFPGVLELMRSLKEGGFKQAIASSAPAANVALIIEEMKLSPFIEAAVDGSQVSRGKPDPEVFIRAASMLGLQAAACLVIEDAAAGVEAARRAGMAVIAVTNTLPAARLLAADLVVGSLEEVEAARVLDLINSKAEKPAQESRP is encoded by the coding sequence ATGACGACGGTTTTAGCCATAGATTGCGCCACCAGCCGCACCGGGCTGGCACTGGTTAAGGGCGGCGAAGTCGTCGCCGAGATATGCTGGTTGACCAGGCACAACCAGACGGTCGAGATGTACCCGAGGCTCGATGCCCTCCTGAAGGATTCGGGGATCGGCTTTAAAGAAATTGATGCCCTGGCCGTGACCAAAGGCCCGGGCAGTTACAACGGAGTGCGGGTAGGGATGGCGGCGGCTAAAGGGTTTGCTTTCGCCCTGGGCAAGCCGCTGATCGGCGTTTCAACGCTGGAGGCTGAGGCGCGGCGGTTCACGGGCACCAACCGGCCGGTTACCGCAGTTCTGCCGCTCGGACACGATTATGCCGTTGCCGTTTTCGAGGAAATCGGTGGTACCTGGGAAAAAAGTGTCGGCGAACAGGCGATGACAGCCGGCGAACTCATTGCCGCGCTTAAACCCCTAACTATTTTGACCGGGGATATCCCCGAACGCCTGATCTCAGCGCTGCGCGAGTCAGGGCCTGATGTGGATATCGTCTGTGAGGCAGAGGTATCCCGGGCGGCGGCGCTGGGGCGGATAGCGATAGAACGCCTGGAAAGGGGCGAAACCGACAGCGCCGCCTCGCTTCAGGCGCTGTACCTGCGGCGGCCGCAGGTGACGCTTCCCAGGACACCCAGGGATATGACCGGGGTGCCGGGCCGCGGTGTCATCTGGGATATGGACGGTGTTATAATCGACTCCGCCGACCTGCACTACCGGTCATGGAAGGACGCCATGGAAAAACGGGGCATCCTGATGAGCCGGGCGCAGTTCGACGAGACCTTCGGGCGGCGCAATGATGATATCATCGAACACGTCACCGGGAAGCGGCCGGCGGGCTTTGAAGTAGCGAGCATAAGCGGCGAAAAGGAAGAGGCTTACCGGGAAATGGTGCGCGGCGGCGCCCGGTTTTTCCCGGGGGTGCTGGAACTGATGCGCTCTCTTAAAGAGGGCGGTTTCAAGCAGGCGATCGCGTCTTCGGCGCCGGCGGCCAATGTGGCGCTGATCATCGAAGAGATGAAACTCAGCCCGTTCATCGAAGCCGCCGTCGACGGGTCACAGGTTTCTAGGGGCAAGCCGGACCCGGAGGTCTTCATCAGGGCGGCATCAATGCTGGGACTGCAGGCTGCGGCTTGCCTGGTCATCGAAGATGCGGCGGCCGGAGTCGAGGCGGCGCGCCGGGCCGGGATGGCGGTCATTGCGGTAACCAATACGCTGCCGGCGGCGCGGCTGTTGGCAGCCGATCTGGTGGTTGGTTCGCTCGAAGAAGTCGAAGCGGCGAGAGTGCTGGACCTGATCAATTCAAAAGCGGAAAAGCCAGCCCAAGAAAGTCGCCCCTGA
- the tsaE gene encoding tRNA (adenosine(37)-N6)-threonylcarbamoyltransferase complex ATPase subunit type 1 TsaE produces MKSIRFESKTAAVTRKIGQAIGQGLRPGDVILLAGPLGAGKTTLVQGIAKGLGVMGSVMSPTFVLMRELEGRLKLYHLDLYRLEKMPEIADLGLDDYLFGGGVTVVEWADRATALWPEDHLRIDLEYGEGARGRRLRAEAHGERYRKLLNDLAAKFGDGR; encoded by the coding sequence ATGAAATCGATCAGATTTGAATCGAAGACGGCAGCGGTGACGCGGAAGATAGGGCAGGCTATCGGCCAGGGGTTGCGGCCTGGAGACGTCATTCTTTTAGCCGGGCCTTTGGGCGCGGGCAAGACGACGCTGGTGCAGGGGATCGCCAAAGGGCTTGGGGTCATGGGCAGCGTCATGAGCCCGACCTTTGTGTTGATGCGGGAATTGGAAGGACGCCTGAAGCTTTACCACCTGGACCTCTACCGCCTCGAAAAGATGCCCGAGATCGCCGACCTGGGACTGGATGACTACCTCTTCGGCGGAGGGGTGACAGTTGTCGAGTGGGCTGACCGGGCGACTGCGCTGTGGCCGGAAGACCATTTGCGCATTGACCTGGAATACGGGGAAGGCGCCAGGGGGCGGAGGCTGCGGGCTGAGGCTCATGGGGAACGATACCGCAAGCTACTCAACGATCTGGCGGCCAAATTTGGGGACGGGCGATGA
- the thiL gene encoding thiamine-phosphate kinase, which yields MNASKTGEFRLIDRIIEEIKKVEPGDWDSLISGIGDDAAVIEFKSKYQLATTDSLIEDIHFEMNFLDWEALGWKALAVNLSDIAAMGGTPKYALVSLNLPASTDFDDVVRLYRGMLQLAKASGTIIAGGNISRAEKLAVHITAVGEAAGKSKTLLRGAARNGDLIAVTGSLGGAAAALETPYRSINIDRQDAEALKKAFWRPQPRLEAGKVMVKHGIRCAIDISDGLLADLGHILEASGTGARIEACKIPVNPAATATCGAKSLELALTGGEDYELLFTGKAGAVKRVASDAGCPVTVIGKITRHAGKLEVMDSRGRRMNIEGGGWRHF from the coding sequence ATGAATGCTTCCAAAACGGGCGAATTCAGGTTGATCGACCGAATTATCGAAGAGATCAAAAAGGTCGAACCGGGGGACTGGGACAGCCTGATATCAGGTATCGGCGACGACGCGGCGGTCATCGAATTCAAGAGCAAATACCAACTGGCCACGACCGACAGCCTGATTGAAGATATCCACTTTGAGATGAACTTCCTGGACTGGGAGGCGCTGGGCTGGAAGGCGCTGGCGGTCAATCTTTCGGACATCGCCGCCATGGGCGGGACGCCTAAATACGCGCTGGTATCGCTGAACCTGCCGGCCTCGACTGACTTTGACGACGTGGTCAGGCTTTACCGGGGGATGCTGCAACTGGCCAAAGCTTCAGGAACGATTATAGCCGGGGGCAACATCTCCCGCGCCGAAAAACTGGCGGTGCACATCACCGCCGTTGGGGAGGCGGCCGGTAAATCCAAAACGCTGCTGCGCGGCGCGGCGCGGAACGGCGATCTGATCGCCGTCACCGGCAGCCTGGGCGGGGCGGCGGCGGCGCTGGAGACGCCTTACCGATCGATTAATATAGACCGGCAGGACGCCGAGGCTCTTAAGAAAGCCTTCTGGCGGCCGCAGCCGCGCCTGGAGGCAGGCAAAGTCATGGTCAAGCACGGCATCCGCTGTGCCATCGATATCTCCGACGGGCTGCTGGCTGACCTGGGTCACATCCTTGAGGCCAGCGGGACGGGGGCGAGGATTGAAGCCTGTAAGATTCCGGTTAACCCGGCCGCCACGGCGACCTGCGGCGCAAAGTCGCTGGAGTTGGCGCTCACCGGCGGCGAAGACTATGAACTGCTGTTCACCGGCAAGGCCGGAGCTGTCAAAAGGGTGGCCAGTGACGCTGGCTGCCCGGTGACGGTCATCGGCAAGATCACCCGCCATGCCGGCAAACTGGAAGTTATGGACAGCCGAGGCCGCAGGATGAACATCGAAGGCGGCGGGTGGCGGCATTTTTAG
- a CDS encoding PD-(D/E)XK nuclease family protein, producing the protein MTVARPGLYVWVTWLAKLMAGEVQCHWAAHFRARYMGYVKAPSDFQAAAWMVAHNQCLDELCRECAGAAAVFKEDQNQFRVTRKSGTVVSGKPDVIALDHSGGATVYDIKTGSPRHSDIIQVMLYMLMLPYGSPVYKGKKLSGCVVYQGSRTPIPATAIDKEFQDRVTYFLNILEAQEPPRRAPSAAECRFCDLTRADCPEKIELEDELPVEREMPF; encoded by the coding sequence ATGACCGTCGCTCGTCCCGGCCTCTATGTCTGGGTGACCTGGCTGGCTAAACTAATGGCCGGCGAGGTTCAGTGCCATTGGGCGGCGCATTTCCGCGCCCGATACATGGGCTACGTAAAAGCGCCGTCCGATTTCCAGGCGGCGGCCTGGATGGTGGCCCACAACCAGTGTCTCGACGAGTTATGCCGGGAATGCGCCGGCGCGGCGGCGGTGTTTAAGGAAGACCAGAACCAGTTCCGGGTGACTCGAAAGAGCGGGACGGTCGTTTCCGGTAAACCGGACGTCATCGCCCTCGACCACAGCGGCGGAGCGACGGTGTACGACATCAAGACCGGTTCTCCGCGGCATTCTGACATTATCCAGGTAATGCTCTATATGCTGATGCTGCCTTACGGCTCTCCGGTATACAAGGGCAAGAAGCTCTCCGGCTGCGTGGTGTACCAGGGCTCCAGGACGCCGATCCCGGCAACGGCAATTGATAAAGAGTTTCAGGACCGGGTGACCTATTTTCTCAACATCCTGGAGGCTCAAGAGCCGCCGCGGCGGGCGCCGTCCGCCGCGGAGTGTCGCTTCTGTGACCTGACACGCGCCGACTGCCCGGAGAAGATCGAACTTGAGGATGAGTTACCAGTAGAAAGGGAGATGCCGTTTTAG
- a CDS encoding ATP-grasp domain-containing protein, whose protein sequence is MVKALAEAGCGPVPVPVTHADLETKLKDFSPLDHIVLNWCEGLPGVPHSEWLVAAQLERSGFTFTGASAASLALAQDKRSIKRLLDEKALPTPVWQAFTTASAVCWQRFPAIVKPSAEHCSEGIDRDAVCLNEAELKARVEYIVERYRQPVLVEEFIDGREFHVSLWGNHKIDVLPPAEMEFSMFNDQHDRICSYEAKFVPDSISYQNIRTILPAVLSEEEAAELDRVCRSAYTVTGCRDYARIDLRMKDGVFYIIDVNPNCDISPDTSTIMAAEHIGCSYGDFGRRMIELAAQRLPWKGMP, encoded by the coding sequence TTGGTCAAAGCCCTTGCCGAGGCCGGTTGCGGTCCAGTTCCGGTTCCTGTAACTCACGCCGATCTCGAAACAAAACTCAAGGATTTCAGCCCGCTCGACCACATTGTCCTCAACTGGTGCGAAGGTCTGCCCGGGGTTCCCCATAGCGAGTGGCTGGTCGCGGCGCAGCTTGAACGTTCCGGTTTCACGTTCACCGGAGCGAGCGCCGCCAGCCTGGCACTGGCCCAGGATAAACGTAGCATCAAAAGACTTCTTGACGAAAAAGCTTTACCCACACCCGTCTGGCAGGCTTTTACCACAGCCTCCGCGGTCTGCTGGCAACGCTTTCCGGCCATCGTCAAGCCCTCCGCGGAGCATTGCAGCGAGGGGATAGACCGCGACGCCGTCTGCCTGAACGAGGCTGAGCTGAAGGCGCGGGTCGAGTATATCGTCGAACGGTACCGGCAACCGGTTTTGGTGGAAGAGTTCATCGACGGCCGAGAATTTCATGTTTCACTCTGGGGAAACCATAAGATTGACGTGCTGCCGCCCGCCGAGATGGAGTTTTCCATGTTCAACGATCAGCACGACCGGATATGCAGTTATGAGGCTAAATTTGTGCCAGATTCGATCTCCTACCAGAATATCAGGACGATACTGCCCGCCGTCCTGAGCGAGGAGGAGGCCGCCGAATTGGATCGGGTGTGCCGGTCCGCTTACACCGTGACCGGCTGCCGCGATTATGCCCGGATTGACCTGAGGATGAAGGACGGCGTCTTCTACATCATAGATGTCAATCCCAACTGCGATATCAGCCCTGACACCAGCACCATCATGGCAGCCGAGCACATCGGCTGCAGCTATGGCGACTTCGGGCGCCGTATGATCGAGCTGGCGGCGCAAAGGCTGCCGTGGAAAGGGATGCCCTAG